GTTCTGTAATTTCTTTAATTGGTATATCATATATATTTATTTTATTCTTTTCTATCAACTTTAAGAGAAGGTCCATAGGACCTTCATATTTTTCAATATTTACTTCAATCATTTTATTATAAAACCTGCTGCTATATTTACAAAAATTCTAAAAATAGTTTGAACAACTGGACCGATAATCGTATTAATTGTCCTTGTAAAAACTAAAAACAAAAGTAAGAAATAAAAGTATTTTTCATACATGTAAAATTTAACTTGAAATTGCGTTGGGAAAAACGAAACTACAAGTTTTGAACCATCCAGTGGCGGTAATGGCAATAAATTAAACACTGCAAAAGAAATGTTATATATAAGTAATAGAGCGAAAAACTCTGAAAACAAAACATTACTTTTATGATACAGTGTGTATACATATCCGAAAGAGGCAAAGAAAGCTAATACAAGATTCATACTTACTCCTGCAATAGAAACTAATATTATGCCCAAACGGCGAGGTTTAAGTCGATTAAAGTTTATCGGTACTGGATTTGCCCAACCGAATTTAAATATTAGCAATGATAAAACGCCAGGTAAATTAAGGTGTGCAAGAGGATTTAAGGTTAATCGACCCATCCTCTGAGCAGTATCATCACCAAGTGCTAATGCCATATAACCATGAGCAAGTTCATGGAGTACGATAGTAATTAATAGTGCTACAGCTGTGACGATAATTGTCTCTATATTGAGATTACTTAGATTCATTTTTATTCCTTAAAATCTCTAAATATTGTGCACCGATAATTGCTTTAGCATCAAATAATTCATAATTGTGTAGTTTTTCTATTAATTCATTTAAATCTATTTTGACTATCTCTAAAAATTCATCTTCATCACAGACCATGTCGGACGGAATTAAGTCACTTGCAACAAAAACATTGATTCTTTCATCTGTAAATCCAGGTGATGTATAAAAATCATAAATATATTCTATTTTATTAGCAGTATATCCGACTTCTTCTTGTAGTTCTCTAAGAGCAGCTTCTTTCGGGTCTTCACCTGACTCTACCAAACCGGCAGGAAACTCAAGAACAACTTTATCGATGGCTTTACGGTACTGTTTAACCATTAGTACGGAATTATCGTCCATTATCGGTATTATAACTACACTGCTTCCGTGTTCAACTATTTCTCTTTTAGAATATTTTCTATTTGGTAACTCGACCGTGTCCACTCTCAGGTTCAATATTTTACCTTCATAGACACGTTCTGATTTCATTGTTTTTTCTTCGTAATACATACTAACTCCTTAATACTACTCTTTTTGTGCGCTATTTAGTTGTTCGGTAGCGCTAGCTAATACAGATTTTGTTATATTTTTACCACCGATGAGTCTAGCGACTTCATTAATTCTCTCGTCGTAATTTAGGACCTTTAGAGATGTTTTTGTTAGACCGTTTTCGGTGTATTTATCTATTAAAATATGATGCTTACCTCTAACCGCAATTTGCGGTAAATGGGTAACCAGTAAAATTTGATAATTTTGAGCAAGTTTGGATATAACTTCACCGACAACTTGTGCTGTTATACCACTGACGCCTGTATCAATTTCATCCAAAATTAAAGTATCGATTGTATCTTTTTCAGCAGTAATTATCTTTAGTGCCAGCATAAACCTGGATAATTCTCCTCCCGAAGCTATATCAAAAAGGGATCTGGGGTTTTGACCTAAATTAAATGATGCCAAAAAGTTGATGTCATCCATACCTTTTTTATCTATTATATTTTTTTCAGAAAAAACAACCTTAAAAATTGAATTATCAAAATTTAACTGTTTTAATTCGCTTTGTATTGCTTTTTCAAACTTTGGAAGCATTGGCTTTTCTTATATCAGAAATATGTTTTGCTTTTGTGTGAATTTTGTTCTCAATGTCTTTAAGTAGAAGCTTTAAATTAATTAAATTTTCATCTTTTTTTTGGTATGAATCCAATTCCTTACGTGCTTCCTGTTCAAAAGAGAGAATTTTTTCGATGGAATCTCCGTATTTTCTCTTCAGGTTCTCAATAGATGTAATAATAGAATCCAGCTCGAATAGTCTTTCTTCATTATCAGATAAACTATCGTGATAATCTATTATTTCAAATTTTAAGTCATTGACAATAGATTCTAAGTCCACCAATTGCTTCAATATCGAGTTTAATGAGTCATCATATTTAAGAATTGAATTCAGTTCCCCAATTGAAGAGGATACCAATGAACTTATATCTTTTGAATCGTAACCTTCTGAGAGAAAAAATGATTTTATCTTTTGCATTGATTTAGAAATATCATGACTATTAGATAATTTTCTATGCTCAATGACAACCTCGTCAAAGTTTAGGTTATCAAGATGAAAAGAGGAAATTTCACTTATTTGATATTGTAAAACGTCAATTCTTCTCTGTGTTTCAGAAGGGTCAATATCAAGTTTATCAATTTCTCTTAGAATTTCTCTTTTATTACTAAGCAGTAAATCAAGCTTTGAAAGTTCTTCGTCAAACTTATCGTCAGCCAATGAATCAATAATCTCAATATAATTCTTCTTATCTAATAAAATTTGACTGCTATGTTGTGAATGAATATCAATAACTGAACTCATAATATCTTTAATGGTTGATAAATTAGTTTGTCTACCATTTATTCTAGCTATTGATTTTCCGTTTTTATATATTTCTCTTGTTACAATTACGAAATCTTCAAGTACCTCAATACCAAACTCTTCATGCAAACGTGTTCTAATATTTTCGCTTAAATTAAAGACTCCTTCGACTACAGCAGAATCCGAGTAGCTTCCAATCAAGTCTTTATTAGCTCGAGCACCGAGCAGTAATTCAACAGCTTCAATAATTATAGACTTCCCTGCTCCGGTTTCACCTGTTATTATATTGAGTCCGTTTTCAAAATTTGCACAGGTTCGTTCTATAATTGCAAAATTTGATATAAAGATTTCATTCAGCATTTTATTTCACTATGGATTTAATTGAGTCAATTATTGAATCAATTTGTGTTTTATCATCAACAGCTATAAAGATAGTATCATTACCGGTTATAATTCCGGTAATACCTTTTAATTTTGCATTCGTTATTGCAAGTCCACAAACTGTAGCAGTATTAGATATTGTCTTTACTATAATTAAATCTTCATTTCTTTTTATTGATAATACAGCAGATCTAAATATTTTTTCTAGTCTTTCATTTAGTGAATCATGAACTGTGTCAATAATGGCATATCTATAATCTCCGTCAGAAGTTTGAACTTTAGAGATTCTAAGCTCTTTTATATCTCTGGAGATTGTTGCCTGTGTTGCTCTTACACCATTGTCTTTAAGGTAATCCGACAATTCTTCCTGAGTTTGAATTATGTTTTCTTCAATTAAATCTAATATCAATCTTTGTCTAGTATATTTCTTCATTGTCCCTCCGAATGATAAATGATACCTTTACTTATCATTTATATACATTAATATTTGTTTTAATTCTTCAGTATCTCTTTTGAATACTATCGATAATTGTTTTAAGCAGTTTAAAGCTTCATTATAATGCATTTCTGCAAGATGCCTACCTTCTGTCATTCCAAGAGAAGTGACAACGGTAATTTTTCCTATTTGTATATCTCTTTCATAGTCCATCAAATCATCTAAGATTTGGAACATCAAACCCAAATGGTAAGCAAAATCACTGATGTACTTCTGTTCAATATCTGAAGCTCCACCAATAATAGAACCTGATACTAAAGCAGCATTGAACAAGTCAGAAGTTTTTCTGTTGTACATATTGATGAGTTCGTCTAAAGACAAAAGTCCATCCTCAATATCTATTACCTGACCGAGTATCATTCCATCAATGCCTGATCGCTTGGAAATCAAATTCATGGCTTTTAGTTTTCTATCGCGTAAATCAAAGTCTTTTGTATTTAGAGTGTCATTTAACATAATCGTATATGCATGAGTGAGCAAAGCATCGCCTGTTAATATGGCAGTTGCTTCGTCAAACTTCTTGTGAACGGTTTGTAAACCCCTACGATAATCATCATTATCCATAGATGGCAAATCATCATGTATCAATGAGTAATTATGGATTAATTCAATTCCCAAAGCAAAGCTAAGTACATCATCATATTCAGTATTATACATAGAATACGAAGTTAGCATTAGAATTGGTCTTAATCTCTTACCACCTGATAATACACTATAGGTAATTGACTCTTTTAATCCATTATCTCTATGAATATTATCACAAAGAGCAACAAGAGATTCTTCAATTATATTTTTATACTTATTAATCAATTTGATAACCACCCATACTTTCAAATTTTCCGTCTTTGTATACTTTTAAGTTCCCTATTTCTGTATCCAGTACGTCTTTTAGGGAAATATAAAGTTCCAAGCCTTCGTTATATAAACTGATATTGTCTTTTAAAGGCAGGTTCTCATCTTCTAAAAGTCTTACTATCTCCATTAATCTGTTCAAATTTTTTTCGTAATCGATTAATTCTATTTTCATTTAGACTCCTTTGAAATAACCTCGGCAGTGAAACTGCCATCTTTCAGATAAATATCAACCTTATTTCCTATTTTTATTTTGTCTATACTATCTATAATTTCTTCATTAGATAAAGTTAAACTGTACCCTTTATCGAGCATCTGTTTATTGTCATAATATCTTAATTTATTGTACAATGTTTCCAAACTGTTATTCTTAATAAAAATGTTTCGCGTTATTAAGTTCGTTAAATCTTTTAGGCGTATATCTAAATCTGTTTTTTTATTTTCTAGTTTTAATATGGGTGAATTAAACTTCAATTCTTTTTCAATGTACTCATATTGGTTGTATTCATTATTAATTCTCGATACAATAGCATTAATTAATCTTTGGTTAAGAAATTCCAGTTCACTTCTTAAATTCTGTATATCCGGAGCTACCAGCTCAGCTGATTCAGTAGGAGTTGCTGCCACTATATCGGATACAAAGTCTGTAAGAGTTGAATCTACATGATGTCCTATTGCCGACACCACAGGTATCTTCGATTTATGGATAAACCTTATTAAATCTTCATTATTAAACTCATTAAGATCTTCAAATGATCCTCCACCACGTGAAATAATAACAAACTCCACTAAATTATTGTTGTCAAAAAAATTAAGAGCTTCTATAATCTCGGGAACAGCATTTATGCCTTGTACTGAAGCAGGATATAAATAAAGTTCACAAATTGGGTATCTCCTTTTTATAACATTTAAAATATCCCTTAATGCAGCTCCGTTCAGTGAAGTAATCAAACCGATTTTTGAAGGAATTTGTGGGATGGTTTTCTTAATACCGGGTTCAAAAATTCCTTCTCTTTGTAATTTTTCTTTTAACTTTAAGAAATTCTGATATAATTTCCCATCACCACCGGTTTCTACATCTCTAACTATCAATTGGTATGAACTGCCTAAGGCATAAGTAGCAATTGAACCTGTAGCTTTAATGAGTTGACCGTCAGAAATCTTATCAGTTAAGTTTAAACTATAATTTCTAAACACAATACATCTTAGAGAGGCTTTTTCATCCTTTAGATTAAAAAAAATATTTCCACCTGAGTTAGCAAGATTAGATACTTCTCCTTCTACTGTTATATTTGAGAGAAATGACTCTCTTTTCAGTAGACTGGAAATATAATTGCTTAATTGACTGACTGTAATCGATATACTCATTTTTTATCTTCTAAGGATCTATAATATGAACCTAAGACTCCATTAATAAACCTATAGGATTCTTCAGTAGAGTACCTTTTGGCCATATCTACAGCTTCATTTATAGATACCCCTACAGGTATATCTTCAAGGTTGTTTATTTCATTAATGGCAACTCTTAGAATTGCCAAGTCAATTCGCGGTATCCTACTAGTTGTCCATCCTTTTAAAAACTTCTCAATAATTGTATCAAGATTATCTACATTGGTGATTAAAAGATTTAATGACTTGTCTATAAATTCTCTATCATCTAAATCTATCTTTTCTTCTTCCAATAAAAGTTCTAAATCATTTAAGTTATATTCTTGATTTATATCCATTTGGTACATATACTTCATTACAAATTCTCTAGCGTCTTTTCTACTCATTAGTAAATTCCAATCGTTTTATTAAACTATGCCATTAATAATTAAATTAACTTCTACTACCTCTAAACCGGTCATAGTTCTTACTTGATCGATAATTGCTTCTTGAACATCTTTTGCAACTTTTGGTATATTATGATTTACATCAATCAAAAGAGTTAGCTCAAGATATATTTTATTATCGATTATTTCCATTTTTATTCCTTTATTGTCTGCTGATTGTTTAGTATAAGAGAACGAATCTTCATTAAAGCCCACAACTTCATGAACACCTTCAATATCTAAAGCAGCTAAACCAGCAATTTTTATTATAATAAAATTTGAAATTTTGACAGTGCCATTTTTATTCATAATAATCCTCCTCTTTTTTGTATATTGTATCAGATTTTGTATAATTTTTCAATTG
The sequence above is a segment of the Peptoniphilaceae bacterium AMB_02 genome. Coding sequences within it:
- a CDS encoding site-2 protease family protein, which produces MNLSNLNIETIIVTAVALLITIVLHELAHGYMALALGDDTAQRMGRLTLNPLAHLNLPGVLSLLIFKFGWANPVPINFNRLKPRRLGIILVSIAGVSMNLVLAFFASFGYVYTLYHKSNVLFSEFFALLLIYNISFAVFNLLPLPPLDGSKLVVSFFPTQFQVKFYMYEKYFYFLLLFLVFTRTINTIIGPVVQTIFRIFVNIAAGFIIK
- a CDS encoding NUDIX hydrolase, with amino-acid sequence MYYEEKTMKSERVYEGKILNLRVDTVELPNRKYSKREIVEHGSSVVIIPIMDDNSVLMVKQYRKAIDKVVLEFPAGLVESGEDPKEAALRELQEEVGYTANKIEYIYDFYTSPGFTDERINVFVASDLIPSDMVCDEDEFLEIVKIDLNELIEKLHNYELFDAKAIIGAQYLEILRNKNESK
- a CDS encoding AAA family ATPase, which encodes MLNEIFISNFAIIERTCANFENGLNIITGETGAGKSIIIEAVELLLGARANKDLIGSYSDSAVVEGVFNLSENIRTRLHEEFGIEVLEDFVIVTREIYKNGKSIARINGRQTNLSTIKDIMSSVIDIHSQHSSQILLDKKNYIEIIDSLADDKFDEELSKLDLLLSNKREILREIDKLDIDPSETQRRIDVLQYQISEISSFHLDNLNFDEVVIEHRKLSNSHDISKSMQKIKSFFLSEGYDSKDISSLVSSSIGELNSILKYDDSLNSILKQLVDLESIVNDLKFEIIDYHDSLSDNEERLFELDSIITSIENLKRKYGDSIEKILSFEQEARKELDSYQKKDENLINLKLLLKDIENKIHTKAKHISDIRKANASKV
- the argR gene encoding arginine repressor (regulates arginine biosynthesis when complexed with arginine by binding at site that overlap the promotors of the arginine biosynthesis genes) produces the protein MKKYTRQRLILDLIEENIIQTQEELSDYLKDNGVRATQATISRDIKELRISKVQTSDGDYRYAIIDTVHDSLNERLEKIFRSAVLSIKRNEDLIIVKTISNTATVCGLAITNAKLKGITGIITGNDTIFIAVDDKTQIDSIIDSIKSIVK
- a CDS encoding polyprenyl synthetase family protein yields the protein MINKYKNIIEESLVALCDNIHRDNGLKESITYSVLSGGKRLRPILMLTSYSMYNTEYDDVLSFALGIELIHNYSLIHDDLPSMDNDDYRRGLQTVHKKFDEATAILTGDALLTHAYTIMLNDTLNTKDFDLRDRKLKAMNLISKRSGIDGMILGQVIDIEDGLLSLDELINMYNRKTSDLFNAALVSGSIIGGASDIEQKYISDFAYHLGLMFQILDDLMDYERDIQIGKITVVTSLGMTEGRHLAEMHYNEALNCLKQLSIVFKRDTEELKQILMYINDK
- the xseB gene encoding exodeoxyribonuclease VII small subunit, translating into MKIELIDYEKNLNRLMEIVRLLEDENLPLKDNISLYNEGLELYISLKDVLDTEIGNLKVYKDGKFESMGGYQID
- the xseA gene encoding exodeoxyribonuclease VII large subunit, which translates into the protein MSISITVSQLSNYISSLLKRESFLSNITVEGEVSNLANSGGNIFFNLKDEKASLRCIVFRNYSLNLTDKISDGQLIKATGSIATYALGSSYQLIVRDVETGGDGKLYQNFLKLKEKLQREGIFEPGIKKTIPQIPSKIGLITSLNGAALRDILNVIKRRYPICELYLYPASVQGINAVPEIIEALNFFDNNNLVEFVIISRGGGSFEDLNEFNNEDLIRFIHKSKIPVVSAIGHHVDSTLTDFVSDIVAATPTESAELVAPDIQNLRSELEFLNQRLINAIVSRINNEYNQYEYIEKELKFNSPILKLENKKTDLDIRLKDLTNLITRNIFIKNNSLETLYNKLRYYDNKQMLDKGYSLTLSNEEIIDSIDKIKIGNKVDIYLKDGSFTAEVISKESK
- the nusB gene encoding transcription antitermination factor NusB, which produces MSRKDAREFVMKYMYQMDINQEYNLNDLELLLEEEKIDLDDREFIDKSLNLLITNVDNLDTIIEKFLKGWTTSRIPRIDLAILRVAINEINNLEDIPVGVSINEAVDMAKRYSTEESYRFINGVLGSYYRSLEDKK
- a CDS encoding Asp23/Gls24 family envelope stress response protein; this encodes MNKNGTVKISNFIIIKIAGLAALDIEGVHEVVGFNEDSFSYTKQSADNKGIKMEIIDNKIYLELTLLIDVNHNIPKVAKDVQEAIIDQVRTMTGLEVVEVNLIINGIV